A stretch of Vespula vulgaris chromosome 5, iyVesVulg1.1, whole genome shotgun sequence DNA encodes these proteins:
- the LOC127063989 gene encoding odorant receptor 13a-like isoform X2, whose product MKSSDFYSEGDYKEYYKILQFFMRICGLWPYQSFFAKYFFITMTIFLSEGILVGQLLGAIQLRNDLNEVIDCIPNILISINVGIEFIGLIFNSGKLKRCIDRMAEDWQHLSSNVEIELLKSFTVQGRKLAFVYLFYMSFTGFMFLLQPILLSLSSDNSTNILSTLPYRVQYGIDIEKYYYEILFHCYVSVFSHMLILSSINLIYTSFIQHACGLFSVIGYKLKHLGEEGRLDVDLNIKKVDDNNYRIALDCLRKHIKVIEFSEFIDGSFSVSYLFSLGLFVLVLAVSGTQVLMHTDQLNEAVRYASLFMAILIQLFWQCWQGQRLLNCSNIPYESANQGQWYYTSTRCKKTLALIMIRSSKPCEITAMNLMTFSIETFSSVLRTSMSYFTVLQSMN is encoded by the exons ATGAAGTCGTCGGATTTCTATAGTGAAGGCGATTACAAAGagtattacaaaattttacaattcttTATGCGTATATGCGGTCTATGGCCTTATCAATCGTTTTTCgctaaatatttctttataacgaTGACAATATTCTTAAGCGAAGGAATTCTCGTTGGtcag TTATTAGGGGCAATACAACTTCGAAATGATTTAAACGAAGTGATCGATTGTATACCGAATATATTGATATCAATCAACGTTGGGATAGAATTCATAGGACTGATATTTAATTCGGGAAAG TTGAAGAGATGTATCGATAGAATGGCTGAGGATTGGCAACATTTATCTTCGAATGTGGAGATTGAATTGTTGAAGTCGTTTACCGTTCAAGGACGAAAGTTAGCTTTCGTTTACTTAT TTTACATGTCGTTTACTGGCTTTATGTTTTTGCTGCAACCAATCCTGCTGAGTTTAAGCTCTGATAATTCAACGAATATACTATCTACTCTTCCATATCGTGTGCAATATGGCatcgatatagaaaaatattactacgAGATACTATTTCATTGTTACGTTTCCGTATTTTCCCATATGCTCATTTTATCTtccataaatttaatatacaccTCGTTTATTCAACACGCCTGTGGATTATTTTCTGTGATCGG ATACAAATTGAAACATCTTGGCGAAGAAGGACGTTTGGACGTCGATCTGAACATTAAAAAGGTCGATGATAACAATTATAGGATCGCTTTAGATTGTCTACGAAAACATATCAAAGTTATAGA ATTCTCCGAGTTCATAGATGGATCATTCTCGGTTAGTTATTTATTCAGCTTAGGATTGTTCGTATTAGTTTTAGCCGTTTCTGGTACACAg GTATTAATGCATACCGATCAATTAAATGAAGCTGTGAGATACGCCAGTCTCTTTATGGCTATACTCATACAATTATTTTGGCAATGCTGGCAAGGTCAGCGCTTATTGAATTGTAGTAATATACCTTACGAGAGCGC AAATCAAGGACAATGGTACTATACTTCAACTCGTTGCAAGAAAACACTTGCATTGATCATGATTAGATCTTCGAAACCATGCGAGATAACAGCAATGAATTTAATGACATTCTCCATAGAGACGTTCAGTTCG GTATTACGGACATCGATGTCTTACTTCACCGTATTACAATCAATGAATTGA
- the LOC127063998 gene encoding uncharacterized protein LOC127063998 — protein MKSSDFYREGDYKEYYKVLRFFMRICGLWPYQSFFAKYFFITMTIFLSEGILVGQLIEVIQIRTDLNEVIDCIPNILISLIVGIEFIGLVFNSGKVRDSHFNNKYVINNSHMECTQLKKCIDRIVEDWQHLSSNVEIELLKSFTVQGRKLAFVYLCKIINDTITLIIRIIITTH, from the exons ATGAAGTCGTCGGATTTCTATCGCGAAGGCGATTACAAAGAGTATTACAAAGTTTTACGATTCTTTATGCGTATATGCGGTCTCTGGCCTTATCAATCGTTTTTCgctaaatatttctttataacgaTGACAATATTTTTAAGCGAAGGAATACTTGTTGGACAG TTAATAGAGGTAATACAAATTCGAACTGATTTAAACGAAGTCATTGATTGTATACCGAATATATTGATATCATTGATCGTTGGAATTGAATTCATAGGACTCGTATTCAATTCGGGAAAGGTACGTGACtcacattttaataataaatatgtaattaataattctcacATGGAATGTACACAGTTGAAGAAATGTATCGATAGAATCGTTGAGGATTGGCAACATTTGTCTTCGAATGTGGAAATTGAACTGTTGAAGTCGTTTACCGTTCAAGGACGAAAGTTagctttcgtttatttatgtaagataataaacgatacgattacattaataataagaataataataactacaCATTGA
- the LOC127063876 gene encoding uncharacterized protein LOC127063876, protein MDKIQYQYLRYNRYLMIVLGQWPSQSTLERFLISIVFVPTIAAQLIFQGGGLICAVVDMDAFMEGVAPFIISLMCLAKYINFAYNFEQKDWRFYMKYEYECNILYRYYEVAKTATFGYAASVYGAMIPFMMVPTLLNVANALKILNTTDDKPLLFRVDYFVDVETYYYPLLIHSYFATIGYITIVVAMDTINLLYVQHACALCTILGYYLENIVKNDDLEIDLIPNPRDDEGHRAMKECIKLHNHVIMYANKLEKTSTISHFFQLILNMIGISFTGFQAATKLDTLDVALRYAGFTLTLTFVVFLESWPGQQLADHTDRISEYAGRGKWYQTSLSTRTDLKIMLIRCLKPIQLTAGKLYVLNLENFSRVVRTSFSYFTVLCSVQ, encoded by the exons ATGGACAAAATTCAGTATCAATATCTCCGTTACAACAGGTATCTGATGATCGTTCTCGGACAATGGCCATCTCAGAGTACTCTAGAAAGATTTTTGATCTCTATTGTATTCGTGCCAACTATTGCAGCGCAGTTAATTTTTCag GGCGGTGGTTTGATATGTGCTGTAGTTGATATGGATGCCTTTATGGAGGGTGTAGCACCCTTTATTATCAGTCTCATGTGTTTAgcaaaatatatcaattttgcTTATAATTTTGAGCAA AAGGATTGGagattttatatgaaatacgAGTATGAATGTAACATTCTCTATCGATATTACGAAGTTGCAAAGACAGCTACTTTTGGTTACGCAG CTAGTGTATATGGTGCAATGATACCGTTCATGATGGTTCCAACTTTGTTAAATGTGGCCAATGCTTTGAAAATCCTTAACACGACTGATGACAAACCATTATTATTTCGGGTTGATTATTTCGTCGATGTGGaaacttattattatcctCTATTAATACATTCTTATTTTGCTACGATAGGATATATCACGATTGTCGTTGCAATGGatacgattaatttattatacgttcAACATGCTTGTGCATTATGCACCATTTTAgg GTATTATTTGGAGAATATCGTGAAAAATGACGATCTAGAAATAGATCTAATTCCAAATCCTCGTGATGATGAAGGGCACCGTGCTATGAAGGAATGCATCAAACTTCATAATCATGTGATAAT GTACGCCAATAAACTCGAAAAGACAAGTACGATATCTCACTTTTTTCAACTCATCTTAAATATGATCGGTATAAGTTTCACAGGATTTCAG gCTGCCACGAAGTTGGATACACTAGACGTAGCTTTGAGATATGCGGGTTTCACATTAACTTTAACATTCGTTGTCTTCCTGGAGAGTTGGCCAGGACAGCAATTGGCTGATCATACCGATCGAATTAGTGAATATGC tGGCAGAGGAAAATGGTATCAAACTTCGTTATCCACTAGAACGGATTTGAAAATCATGCTAATAAGATGTTTGAAACCGATTCAATTAACCGCTGGAAAATTATACGTTCTAAATTTGGAAAACTTTAGTAGG GTCGTGCGaacttccttttcttattttacggTTTTATGCTCCgtacaataa
- the LOC127064200 gene encoding basic helix-loop-helix transcription factor amos-like, which translates to MALLSNHHSDYQSCSSDMLTSSYSTSTGRTYDPLYPSPYNSPNCEHVKTMYGENYVYKGELTPRRELENLDYAKNLEAEYSRTPEGYERGPCGVLTPVTPQRYESQHRMNHGMSPRTTLYEDNSMEYHPTAYCYENLAQKPKYQSMESDKTVCTIVESRRNCWDAISSTVQKNQSSPTTQPRRGRRRSSDVPPSPSVLKRRRLAANARERRRMNGLNDAFDKLREVVPSLGADHKLSKFETLQMAQTYIAALCELLEKHDGKR; encoded by the exons ATGGCTCTATTGTCCAACCATCATAGCGATTATCAATCCTGCTCCTCGGACATGTTAACGTCCTCTTACTCGACCTCAACTGGGAGGACTTATGATCCTCTTTATCCTTCGCCATACAATTCGCCAAATTGCGAACACGTTAAGACTATGTACGGGGAGAATTACGTGTACAAAGGTGAATTAACGCCACGAAGAGAACTTGAGAATCTTGATTATGCGAAAAACTTGGAAGCAGAGTATTCGAGAACACCAGAGGGATACGAAAGAGGACCTTGTGGTGTTTTGACACCCGTTACGCCACAACG ATACGAGAGTCAACATCGAATGAATCATGGAATGTCACCTAGGACGACCTTGTACGAGGACAATTCAATGGAATATCATCCGACGGCTTACTGCTATGAGAATCTCGCACAGAAACCTAAGTATCAATCTATGGAGAGTGACAAGACAGTTTGTACGATCGTCGAGTCGCGGAGAAATTGTTGGGACGCGATATCTTCGACCGTTCAG AAAAATCAATCATCTCCTACGACACAGCcaagaagaggaagacgacGTTCGAGCGACGTACCCCCATCGCCAAGTGTTCTCAAACGACGTAGATTAGCTGCGAACGCACGCGAAAGACGTCGCATGAATGGTTTGAACGACGCCTTTGACAAATTGCGTGAGGTTGTACCAAGTTTAGGCGCCGATCATAAGCTCAGCAAATTCGAAACTCTACAAATGGCTCAAACTTACATTGCTGCACTTTGTGAATTACTCGAGAAACACgatggaaaaagataa
- the LOC127063989 gene encoding odorant receptor 13a-like isoform X1 yields the protein MKSSDFYSEGDYKEYYKILQFFMRICGLWPYQSFFAKYFFITMTIFLSEGILVGQLLGAIQLRNDLNEVIDCIPNILISINVGIEFIGLIFNSGKVCNSYFNNKYVDNNFHMDCTQLKRCIDRMAEDWQHLSSNVEIELLKSFTVQGRKLAFVYLFYMSFTGFMFLLQPILLSLSSDNSTNILSTLPYRVQYGIDIEKYYYEILFHCYVSVFSHMLILSSINLIYTSFIQHACGLFSVIGYKLKHLGEEGRLDVDLNIKKVDDNNYRIALDCLRKHIKVIEFSEFIDGSFSVSYLFSLGLFVLVLAVSGTQVLMHTDQLNEAVRYASLFMAILIQLFWQCWQGQRLLNCSNIPYESANQGQWYYTSTRCKKTLALIMIRSSKPCEITAMNLMTFSIETFSSVLRTSMSYFTVLQSMN from the exons ATGAAGTCGTCGGATTTCTATAGTGAAGGCGATTACAAAGagtattacaaaattttacaattcttTATGCGTATATGCGGTCTATGGCCTTATCAATCGTTTTTCgctaaatatttctttataacgaTGACAATATTCTTAAGCGAAGGAATTCTCGTTGGtcag TTATTAGGGGCAATACAACTTCGAAATGATTTAAACGAAGTGATCGATTGTATACCGAATATATTGATATCAATCAACGTTGGGATAGAATTCATAGGACTGATATTTAATTCGGGAAAGGTatgtaattcatattttaataataaatatgtcgataataattttcacatGGATTGTACACAGTTGAAGAGATGTATCGATAGAATGGCTGAGGATTGGCAACATTTATCTTCGAATGTGGAGATTGAATTGTTGAAGTCGTTTACCGTTCAAGGACGAAAGTTAGCTTTCGTTTACTTAT TTTACATGTCGTTTACTGGCTTTATGTTTTTGCTGCAACCAATCCTGCTGAGTTTAAGCTCTGATAATTCAACGAATATACTATCTACTCTTCCATATCGTGTGCAATATGGCatcgatatagaaaaatattactacgAGATACTATTTCATTGTTACGTTTCCGTATTTTCCCATATGCTCATTTTATCTtccataaatttaatatacaccTCGTTTATTCAACACGCCTGTGGATTATTTTCTGTGATCGG ATACAAATTGAAACATCTTGGCGAAGAAGGACGTTTGGACGTCGATCTGAACATTAAAAAGGTCGATGATAACAATTATAGGATCGCTTTAGATTGTCTACGAAAACATATCAAAGTTATAGA ATTCTCCGAGTTCATAGATGGATCATTCTCGGTTAGTTATTTATTCAGCTTAGGATTGTTCGTATTAGTTTTAGCCGTTTCTGGTACACAg GTATTAATGCATACCGATCAATTAAATGAAGCTGTGAGATACGCCAGTCTCTTTATGGCTATACTCATACAATTATTTTGGCAATGCTGGCAAGGTCAGCGCTTATTGAATTGTAGTAATATACCTTACGAGAGCGC AAATCAAGGACAATGGTACTATACTTCAACTCGTTGCAAGAAAACACTTGCATTGATCATGATTAGATCTTCGAAACCATGCGAGATAACAGCAATGAATTTAATGACATTCTCCATAGAGACGTTCAGTTCG
- the LOC127063878 gene encoding odorant receptor 13a-like, which produces MDDTQLRYMKFTRRLMRIVGQWPHQTKMEKILVSLVYLPFVLLQAVLQGGGMIAAWNYDSDIALENFAPFLVSLMIVVKIVNFIFNSAKMKKLLVTMQDDWRMAMKKDEEIRILHDYYSIGTLLSKGYAVCVYGSMMPFLMVPVMTLSSRFLGLAGNETEQYPLIFHAEYFVSMEKYYYFVLIHSYFGTIGFCAAVVGIDSMFVFYVQHICGVITILGNRLENVIKDGDMNVDIYPNKANDKTCKLAGDCVILHNHILQYSQTIESANTVSFFVQLGLNMVCISFTGFQAVMHLNKPDEALRYGSFAIAQTCHLLFESLPAQQLYDHSIRVCEYAANGSWYRASLRTRKILNLMILRSQTPIQLTAGKFYILNLENFSAVVRTSFSYFTVLCSMR; this is translated from the exons ATGGACGACACGCAACTTCGGTACATGAAATTCACGAGGAGATTGATGCGTATTGTTGGACAGTGGCCGCATCAAACTAAGATGGAGAAGATATTGGTTTCTTTGGTATATTTACCATTTGTTCTATTACAAGCTGTTTTACAG GGTGGCGGTATGATAGCAGCGTGGAATTACGACAGTGATATCGCCTTGGAAAATTTCGCGCCTTTCCTGGTCAGCTTGATGATAGTCGTGAAGATCGTTAACTTTATTTTCAACAGCGCTAAG ATGAAAAAGCTTTTGGTGACGATGCAAGACGACTGGAGAATGGCCATGAAGAAGGACGAGGAGATTCGTATTCTTCACGATTATTATTCCATTGGAACGTTGTTGAGCAAAGGTTATGCAG tGTGTGTCTACGGATCGATGATGCCATTTTTAATGGTTCCAGTCATGACGCTGTCATCACGATTCTTAGGTCTTGCTGGAAATGAAACGGAACAGTATCCTTTGATATTTCATGCGGAATATTTCGTAAGCATggaaaagtattattatttcgtattaataCACTCGTATTTTGGTACTATTGGATTTTGTGCTGCTGTTGTTGGAATCGACTCGATGTTTGTATTCTACGTGCAACACATTTGTGGGGTCATAACGATTTTAGG AAATCGTTTAGAAAATGTTATCAAGGATGGTGACATGAACGTCGATATTTATCCAAACAAAGCGAATGACAAGACTTGTAAACTCGCTGGAGATTGCGTTATACTACATAATCACATTTTACA ATATTCTCAAACGATCGAATCGGCAAATACAGTATCCTTCTTCGTACAACTTGGACTGAATATGGTATGCATTAGTTTTACGGGATTTCAG GCTGTGATGCATTTGAACAAACCGGATGAAGCACTCAGATATGGCTCATTTGCCATCGCACAAACTTGTCACTTGTTATTTGAAAGTTTACCAGCTCAACAATTGTACGATCATAGTATACGAGTGTGCGAATATGC CGCAAATGGGAGCTGGTATCGCGCTTCgttaagaacaagaaagatattaaatctTATGATACTAAGAAGCCAAACACCCATTCAATTAACCGCTggcaaattttatattctgaATTTGGAGAATTTTAGTGCG gTGGTACGTACTTCGTTCTCCTATTTCACAGTCCTCTGTTCAATGCGATGA